A segment of the Mycobacteriales bacterium genome:
CTACTGCGCGTCGCCCGGATCGACGGCTGGACCGCGTTGTCGTCGTCGGCGGTAGCGCTGCTACCGCGCTCCTCCTCCGCCTTGCCAGCCGCCGCCCGGATCGCCGCTCGCGACGGACGGCATTGATCAGTGATTCCCTAGTCGCCCTGCCGGCCTGGTCGTGGCGCGCCCCGTTACGGGTAGCGTCACGACCAGGGACGGAAGGACGGTGCGATGACCGCAGCCGGAATCACCGAGCGCGCCGACGACGAGGTCGTCGAGATCTGTCGTGATCTGATCCGGATCGACACGACGAACCCGACGAGCAACGAGCGCGCGGCGGCGGAGTGGGTGGCTGCCCGGCTCACCGACTGCGGCCTGACGCCGGAAATCTTCGAGTCCGAACCGGGTCGGGCCAGCGTCGTCGCGCGCTGGAGCGGCGAGGACAGCAACCGCGACGCGCTGCTGATCCACGGCCACCTCGACGTGGTGCCCGCGAACGCCGACGACTGGCAGGTCGACCCGTTCTCCGGCGAGGTGCGCGACGGGTGCGTGTGGGGGCGCGGTGCCGTCGACATGAAGGACATGGACGCCATGGTGTTGGCGCTCGTGGCCGACTGGACCCGGCAGGGCAAGCGGCCGCCCCGCGACGTCGTACTCGCCTTCGTCGCCGACGAAGAGGCCGGCGGGATCTACGGCGCGCACCATCTCGTCGACCACCACGCGGAGCGGTTCGAGGGCTGCACCGAGGCGATCAGCGAGGTCGGCGGGTTCTCGATGACGATCGGCGAGCGGCGGCTGTACGCGATCGAGACCGCCGAGAAGGGCATCGCCTGGCTGCGCCTGGTCGCCAAGGGCATGGCCGGGCACGGCTCGATGCTCAACGACGACAACGCGGTCACCGCACTCGCCGAGGCGGTCGCCCGAGTCGGCCGTCACACCTTCCCGATCGAGCTCAGTCCGACCGTCGAGACGTTTCTGCGCGCGATCTGCGAGGAGCTCGGCATCGCCTTCGACCCGAACGACGTCGAGGGCGTGCTGGCAAAGCTCGGTCCACTCGCCCGGATGGTCGGAGCCACCGTCCGCCACACGGCCAACCCGACGATGCTTCAAGCCGGTTACAAGCAGAACGTCATCCCGGGAGAGGCGCACGCCTATCTCGACTGCAGGTTCATGCCGGGCGGCGAGGAGAGCTTCCGCCAGCAGCTCGCCGAGGTGGTGGGTCCGGACGTCGCGATCGAGGTCGTGCAGACCCAGATCGCCTACGAGACGACCTTCGACGGCGACCTGGTAGCGGCGATGACGGCAGCGATCGTCGACGAGGACCCGGGCGCGAAGGTCATCCCGTACGCGCTGTCCGGCGGCACCGACGCGAAGTCGTTCTCCGAGCTCGGGATGCGCTGCTTCGGCTTCTCGCCGTTGCGGCTCCCGCCGGACCTCAACTTCATCGGCATGTTCCACGGTGTCGACGAGCGGGTGCCGATCGATGGTCTGCGCTTCGGCACCCGGGTGTTGAGCCGACTGCTGGCCACGGCCTAGCCGGCGACGCTGTCCCGCAGCAGGCCCGCCAGTCGGGTACGTCGGGGCCGAGCGCCGACCTCGCGCACCCCCCGGGCGAGCGCAGGTCCCGCCGCATGGACGATCGACAGGTGACGTTGGGCGCGGGTGAGCGCCGTGTAGACGAGCGGACGCGACAGCATGCCGGTGGCCTCCGGCGGCAACACGACGACGACCGCCGGCCACTCCGAGCCCTGCGCGCGGTGGACGGTGATGGCCCAGCCGTGGACGACGTCGTGCAGGGCCTTTCCCGGCACCGGGATCGGCCCCGCGCCGAAGTCGACCACCAGCCGGTTGTCGGAGTCGGCCACGACGATCCCGACCTCGCCGTTGGCGAATCCGTCGTCGAGGTGGTTCGCGGTCGCGACCACCCGGTCGCCGACCCCGAAGCCACGTACTGACCCGGTGGCAGGGTTGAGGGCCGCCTTCAGGACGGCGTTCAGCGCCTGCGTGCCCGCCGAGCCGCGGTGCACCGGTGTGAGGACCTGGATGTCGGCGGGCTCGATGCCGAGCGCTCGCGGAATCGAGTCCGTGACCAGCTGAGCGACCCGGCGCGCGGCTTCCGCCGGCCCGTCCGCGGCGATGACGACGACCTCTCGCGTCGGGTCGTCGACCGCGGGCAGCTCACCGCCGCGCACGGCCGTGGCCAGCCGTGCGATCGCGCCGCCTTCCGCCTGGCGGTAGAGGGTGGCGAGCTCGGTCGAGGGCAGGACGGCGGCGTCGAGCAGATCCCCGAGGACGCGTCCCGGCCCGATCGAC
Coding sequences within it:
- a CDS encoding M20/M25/M40 family metallo-hydrolase; amino-acid sequence: MTAAGITERADDEVVEICRDLIRIDTTNPTSNERAAAEWVAARLTDCGLTPEIFESEPGRASVVARWSGEDSNRDALLIHGHLDVVPANADDWQVDPFSGEVRDGCVWGRGAVDMKDMDAMVLALVADWTRQGKRPPRDVVLAFVADEEAGGIYGAHHLVDHHAERFEGCTEAISEVGGFSMTIGERRLYAIETAEKGIAWLRLVAKGMAGHGSMLNDDNAVTALAEAVARVGRHTFPIELSPTVETFLRAICEELGIAFDPNDVEGVLAKLGPLARMVGATVRHTANPTMLQAGYKQNVIPGEAHAYLDCRFMPGGEESFRQQLAEVVGPDVAIEVVQTQIAYETTFDGDLVAAMTAAIVDEDPGAKVIPYALSGGTDAKSFSELGMRCFGFSPLRLPPDLNFIGMFHGVDERVPIDGLRFGTRVLSRLLATA